Proteins encoded by one window of Brienomyrus brachyistius isolate T26 chromosome 1, BBRACH_0.4, whole genome shotgun sequence:
- the xrcc5 gene encoding X-ray repair cross-complementing protein 5 isoform X2, translated as MARSAKSAMVLCMDVGFSMSNSAPGQESSFELAKKVIQNCVQRQVFAETKDELGLVLFGTENTKNSLDDSGQYQNIFVHRHLMLPDFELLEDIQQKIHPGSKQADWLDALVVCMDLLQKETLGKKHERISIALLTDLQSHVSADQLDTIIANLKRAGIMLQFFLPFPVYLEEGDGEEGDGQLGIKRPRLSTQEGKGLTEEQQLGVELVRQIMTSLDEQGGLEEVYTFSTAIERLSVFKKTERRPTAWPCQLTIGSTLSIRIVAYKAMTDEKVKKSWMVVDAQSHQKDDVKRDTVYCLNDDNETEVSRDDTIQGFCYGSDIVPFSKVDQEQMKYKCDGKCFAVLGFTKQNLIQRHQFMGTQVLKVFPPKDDEHAAIALSALIRALEELKMAAVVRYTYDRRSNPQVGAAFPCIKDKYECLIYVQLPFMEDLRFFSFPSLENNRKFTALAKQLSAVDSLIDSMMLLEEQDGETVDIFKVNHMANPQFQRLFQCLQHRALNPNISLPPMESWLRAALERPQVLATRCHVPLQELKLQFPLKEVVRKKEQKTSADVFGHRNEEEPDAKRAKEEKEEEFNLQEISQAITAVGSLNPAKDFCTLIQQKTFPFAQVCQQLTLRIEQLLSNKSIPYYMKSIDCIKVFKEESIKVANADPYNSYLQSLKRIISDQGLQEFWNLLVQNSITLISMAEVAGSSVSPQEAAQFMTIEENPEAAAAEDAEDVDDLLELV; from the exons ATGGCTCGATCTGCAAAG TCAGCCATGGTGCTCTGCATGGATGTAGGCTTCTCCATGAGCAACTCAGCCCCTGGTCAGGAGTCATCTTTTGAACTAGCCAAGAAGGTTATTCAAAACTGTGTGCAGAGACAG GTGTTTGCAGAGACCAAGGATGAGCTGGGTTTGGTGTTGTTTGGCACAGAGAATACTAAGAATTCCCTGGACGACAGTGGACAATATCAGAATATATTTGTTCATAGACACCTGATGCTACCTGATTTTGAGCTGCTGGAGGACATCCAGCAAAAAATACATCCTGGGAGCAAGCAGGCAGATT GGCTGGATGCACTTGTTGTGTGCATGGATCTCCTACAGAAAGAGACACT ggGAAAGAAGCACGAACGAATCAGCATAGCTCTGCTGACCGATCTGCAGTCCCATGTCAGTGCTGACCAGCTGGATACTATCATCGCCAACCTGAAGAGGGCTGGAATCATGCTGCAGTTCTT CTTGCCTTTTCCTGTGTACCTGGAGGAAGGTGACGGTGAAGAGGGTGATGGACAGCTTGGCATAAAGCGGCCTAGGCTGTCCACCCAGGAAGGAAAGGGCCTGACCGAAGAGCAACAGCTGGGTGTGGAGCTGGTGAGGCAGATTATGACCTCACTGGATGAACAGGGTGGTCTGGAAGAGGTTTATACATTCAG CACAGCCATTGAGAGGCTGTCTGTCTTCAAGAAGACTGAGCGAAGGCCCACAGCCTGGCCATGTCAGCTAACCATTGGCAGCACTCTGTCCATCCGCATTGTTGCCTATAAAGCC ATGACAGATGAAAAGGTCAAAAAGAGCTGGATGGTGGTTGATGCACAGAGTCACCAAAAAGACGATGTGAAGAGAGACACTGTTTACTGCTTGAACGATGATAATGAGACTGAGGTTTCCAGGGATGACACCATTCAAG GATTCTGCTATGGCAGCGACATTGTGCCTTTCTCCAAAGTGGATCAAGAGCAGATGAAATACAAGTGTGATGGGAAGTGCTTTGCAGTGCTTGGGTTCACCAAGCAGAACTTG ATTCAGCGTCACCAGTTCATGGGCACGCAGGTCCTCAAGGTGTTTCCCCCCAAAGATGATGAG CATGCTGCCATAGCCTTATCAGCTCTAATCAGGGCCCTGGAGGAGCTGAAAATGGCTGCAGTTGTACGCTACACCTATGACCGCAGGAGTAACCCCCAGGTGGGAGCTGCCTTTCCCTGCATCAAGGACAAGTATGAG TGCTTGATATATGTACAGCTACCTTTCATGGAGGATTTACGCTTCTTCAGCTTCCCTTCCCTGGAAAACAACAGGAAGTTTACAGCCTTAG CCAAACAGCTCTCTGCGGTGGACTCGCTCATTGACTCCATGATGTTGCTGGAAGAGCAGGATGGAGAGACTGTAGACATCTTCAAGGTCAACCACATGGCCAACCCCCAGTTCCAGAGGCTTTTCCAG TGCCTACAGCACCGGGCCCTAAACCCAAACATCTCTCTGCCTCCCATGGAGTCCTGGTTGCGAGCAGCACTAGAGCGCCCTCAAGTGCTTGCCACACGCTGCCATGTACCACTGCAGGAACTGAAACTACAGTTTCCGCTGAAGGAAGTTGTGCGCAAGAAAGAGCAAAAGACCAGTGCAGATGTGTTCGGACACAG GAATGAGGAGGAGCCAGATGCAAAAAGGgccaaggaggagaaagaggaggAGTTCAATCTGCAGGAGATCTCACAGGCCATTACTGCA GTGGGCAGCTTGAATCCTGCTAAGGACTTCTGTACGCTCATTCAACAGAAAACGTTTCCCTTTGCACAAG TTTGCCAACAGCTTACCCTTAGGATTGAGCAGTTGCTAAGCAACAAAAGTATTCCTTACTACATGAAATCTATTGACTGCATCAAGGTATTCAAAGAAGAGTCCATCAAG GTTGCCAACGCAGACCCTTATAACAGCTACCTGCAATCACTGAAGAGGATTATTTCTGATCAAGGGCTTCAGGAATTCTGGAATCTTCTGGTTCAAA ACAGCATCACGCTGATCAGCATGGCTGAGGTGGCAGGAAGTTCTGTTTCACCGCAGGAAGCAGCGCAG TTTATGACCATAGAAGAAAATCCTGAAGCAGCAGCTGCAGAGGATGCTGAAGATGTAGATGATTTG CTGGAGCTCGTGTGA
- the xrcc5 gene encoding X-ray repair cross-complementing protein 5 isoform X1, producing the protein MARSAKSAMVLCMDVGFSMSNSAPGQESSFELAKKVIQNCVQRQVFAETKDELGLVLFGTENTKNSLDDSGQYQNIFVHRHLMLPDFELLEDIQQKIHPGSKQADWLDALVVCMDLLQKETLGKKHERISIALLTDLQSHVSADQLDTIIANLKRAGIMLQFFLPFPVYLEEGDGEEGDGQLGIKRPRLSTQEGKGLTEEQQLGVELVRQIMTSLDEQGGLEEVYTFSTAIERLSVFKKTERRPTAWPCQLTIGSTLSIRIVAYKAMTDEKVKKSWMVVDAQSHQKDDVKRDTVYCLNDDNETEVSRDDTIQGFCYGSDIVPFSKVDQEQMKYKCDGKCFAVLGFTKQNLIQRHQFMGTQVLKVFPPKDDEHAAIALSALIRALEELKMAAVVRYTYDRRSNPQVGAAFPCIKDKYECLIYVQLPFMEDLRFFSFPSLENNRKFTALAKQLSAVDSLIDSMMLLEEQDGETVDIFKVNHMANPQFQRLFQCLQHRALNPNISLPPMESWLRAALERPQVLATRCHVPLQELKLQFPLKEVVRKKEQKTSADVFGHRNEEEPDAKRAKEEKEEEFNLQEISQAITAVGSLNPAKDFCTLIQQKTFPFAQVCQQLTLRIEQLLSNKSIPYYMKSIDCIKVFKEESIKVANADPYNSYLQSLKRIISDQGLQEFWNLLVQTDSITLISMAEVAGSSVSPQEAAQFMTIEENPEAAAAEDAEDVDDLLELV; encoded by the exons ATGGCTCGATCTGCAAAG TCAGCCATGGTGCTCTGCATGGATGTAGGCTTCTCCATGAGCAACTCAGCCCCTGGTCAGGAGTCATCTTTTGAACTAGCCAAGAAGGTTATTCAAAACTGTGTGCAGAGACAG GTGTTTGCAGAGACCAAGGATGAGCTGGGTTTGGTGTTGTTTGGCACAGAGAATACTAAGAATTCCCTGGACGACAGTGGACAATATCAGAATATATTTGTTCATAGACACCTGATGCTACCTGATTTTGAGCTGCTGGAGGACATCCAGCAAAAAATACATCCTGGGAGCAAGCAGGCAGATT GGCTGGATGCACTTGTTGTGTGCATGGATCTCCTACAGAAAGAGACACT ggGAAAGAAGCACGAACGAATCAGCATAGCTCTGCTGACCGATCTGCAGTCCCATGTCAGTGCTGACCAGCTGGATACTATCATCGCCAACCTGAAGAGGGCTGGAATCATGCTGCAGTTCTT CTTGCCTTTTCCTGTGTACCTGGAGGAAGGTGACGGTGAAGAGGGTGATGGACAGCTTGGCATAAAGCGGCCTAGGCTGTCCACCCAGGAAGGAAAGGGCCTGACCGAAGAGCAACAGCTGGGTGTGGAGCTGGTGAGGCAGATTATGACCTCACTGGATGAACAGGGTGGTCTGGAAGAGGTTTATACATTCAG CACAGCCATTGAGAGGCTGTCTGTCTTCAAGAAGACTGAGCGAAGGCCCACAGCCTGGCCATGTCAGCTAACCATTGGCAGCACTCTGTCCATCCGCATTGTTGCCTATAAAGCC ATGACAGATGAAAAGGTCAAAAAGAGCTGGATGGTGGTTGATGCACAGAGTCACCAAAAAGACGATGTGAAGAGAGACACTGTTTACTGCTTGAACGATGATAATGAGACTGAGGTTTCCAGGGATGACACCATTCAAG GATTCTGCTATGGCAGCGACATTGTGCCTTTCTCCAAAGTGGATCAAGAGCAGATGAAATACAAGTGTGATGGGAAGTGCTTTGCAGTGCTTGGGTTCACCAAGCAGAACTTG ATTCAGCGTCACCAGTTCATGGGCACGCAGGTCCTCAAGGTGTTTCCCCCCAAAGATGATGAG CATGCTGCCATAGCCTTATCAGCTCTAATCAGGGCCCTGGAGGAGCTGAAAATGGCTGCAGTTGTACGCTACACCTATGACCGCAGGAGTAACCCCCAGGTGGGAGCTGCCTTTCCCTGCATCAAGGACAAGTATGAG TGCTTGATATATGTACAGCTACCTTTCATGGAGGATTTACGCTTCTTCAGCTTCCCTTCCCTGGAAAACAACAGGAAGTTTACAGCCTTAG CCAAACAGCTCTCTGCGGTGGACTCGCTCATTGACTCCATGATGTTGCTGGAAGAGCAGGATGGAGAGACTGTAGACATCTTCAAGGTCAACCACATGGCCAACCCCCAGTTCCAGAGGCTTTTCCAG TGCCTACAGCACCGGGCCCTAAACCCAAACATCTCTCTGCCTCCCATGGAGTCCTGGTTGCGAGCAGCACTAGAGCGCCCTCAAGTGCTTGCCACACGCTGCCATGTACCACTGCAGGAACTGAAACTACAGTTTCCGCTGAAGGAAGTTGTGCGCAAGAAAGAGCAAAAGACCAGTGCAGATGTGTTCGGACACAG GAATGAGGAGGAGCCAGATGCAAAAAGGgccaaggaggagaaagaggaggAGTTCAATCTGCAGGAGATCTCACAGGCCATTACTGCA GTGGGCAGCTTGAATCCTGCTAAGGACTTCTGTACGCTCATTCAACAGAAAACGTTTCCCTTTGCACAAG TTTGCCAACAGCTTACCCTTAGGATTGAGCAGTTGCTAAGCAACAAAAGTATTCCTTACTACATGAAATCTATTGACTGCATCAAGGTATTCAAAGAAGAGTCCATCAAG GTTGCCAACGCAGACCCTTATAACAGCTACCTGCAATCACTGAAGAGGATTATTTCTGATCAAGGGCTTCAGGAATTCTGGAATCTTCTGGTTCAAA CAGACAGCATCACGCTGATCAGCATGGCTGAGGTGGCAGGAAGTTCTGTTTCACCGCAGGAAGCAGCGCAG TTTATGACCATAGAAGAAAATCCTGAAGCAGCAGCTGCAGAGGATGCTGAAGATGTAGATGATTTG CTGGAGCTCGTGTGA